Proteins encoded together in one Terriglobales bacterium window:
- a CDS encoding Rieske (2Fe-2S) protein, with product MKRLCSTSELPLEGKAKEFSVEGKMVCVANVNGRLAALDNVCPHRGGQLGLGVVLDGKVICPWHGWAYDPQTGAIAHLPDEKIPVYPIKVEGEDVLIEL from the coding sequence ATGAAGCGACTCTGCAGCACGTCCGAGTTGCCGCTCGAAGGCAAGGCCAAGGAGTTCTCGGTCGAGGGCAAGATGGTCTGCGTGGCCAACGTGAACGGCCGGCTCGCCGCGCTCGACAACGTCTGCCCGCACCGCGGCGGGCAGCTCGGGTTGGGCGTCGTGCTCGACGGCAAGGTCATCTGCCCGTGGCACGGCTGGGCCTACGACCCGCAGACCGGCGCGATCGCGCACCTGCCCGACGAAAAGATCCCGGTCTACCCCATCAAGGTCGAGGGCGAGGACGTGCTGATCGAGCTGTGA